In Chloroflexi bacterium ADurb.Bin180, the following are encoded in one genomic region:
- the ogt_1 gene encoding Methylated-DNA--protein-cysteine methyltransferase: MTVPNLFEQVYGLVRQVPSGRVVTYGQVAWALGRPRIARQVGWAMRACPNDVPWHRVVNGQGRLSTRPKIGNVNPQRMLLEAEGVHFELDGRIDLVVYGWDGWQQG, translated from the coding sequence ATGACCGTCCCCAACCTGTTTGAGCAAGTATATGGCCTGGTGAGGCAGGTGCCCAGTGGGCGCGTGGTGACGTATGGTCAGGTGGCCTGGGCTCTGGGGCGACCCAGAATCGCCAGGCAGGTGGGATGGGCGATGCGTGCTTGCCCCAATGACGTTCCCTGGCATCGCGTGGTGAATGGCCAGGGCCGGCTGAGCACCAGACCGAAGATAGGCAACGTCAACCCTCAGCGGATGCTGCTTGAGGCGGAAGGCGTTCATTTTGAACTGGACGGCCGAATTGATCTGGTCGTTTATGGATGGGATGGATGGCAACAAGGATGA